A genomic segment from Nodularia sphaerocarpa UHCC 0038 encodes:
- a CDS encoding NAD(P)H-quinone oxidoreductase subunit 5, with protein sequence MEVIYEYAWLIPVFPLLGAMLVGLGLISLNQVTNRLRQLNAVLIISLMGAAMSFSLALLWSQIQGHAPYLYTLEWAAAGNFHLSMGYTIDHLTAVMLVIVTTVALLVMVYTDGYMAHDPGYVRFYAYLSLFGSSMLGLVISPNLVQIYIFWELVGMCSYLLVGFWYDRKAAADACQKAFVTNRVGDFGLLLGILGLFWATGSFDFGVMGDRLAQLVETGSISNFLAILLAILVFLGPVAKSAQFPLHVWLPDAMEGPTPISALIHAATMVAAGVFLIARMYPVFEHIPVAMNVIAFTGAFTAFLGASIAMTQNDIKKGLAYSTISQLGYMVMAMGLGSYSAGLFHLMTHAYFKAMLFLGSGSVIHGMEGVVGHDAVLAQDMRLMGGMRKYMPVTGITFLIGCLAISGVPPFAGFWSKDEILGKAFEASPLLWLIGWLTAGITAFYMFRMYFMTFEGKFRGTDEKIKAKLKKAAAPMIVELDSAALAPNFGPGAMKKGELAANAHDSHGHHSDTPHESPWTMTLPLALLAIPSMLIGLVGTPYANYFEEFIFPPSETLAEVMEKAAEFNPTEFYVMAGASVGISLIGITLASLMYLRGKIDPAAIASQIKPLYDLSLNKWYFDDIYHRVFVLGLRRLARQVMEVDFRVVDGAVNLTGFFTLVSGEGLKYLENGRAQFYALIIFGAVLGLVIVFGVT encoded by the coding sequence ATGGAAGTAATCTATGAATATGCCTGGCTAATTCCAGTATTTCCGCTTTTAGGAGCAATGCTGGTTGGTCTAGGATTAATTTCTTTAAATCAGGTGACAAACCGCCTGCGACAACTTAACGCTGTATTGATCATCTCCCTGATGGGAGCAGCAATGAGTTTCTCGTTGGCCTTGCTGTGGAGTCAAATACAAGGACACGCTCCTTACCTCTACACCCTCGAATGGGCAGCAGCAGGCAATTTTCACCTGAGCATGGGCTACACTATCGACCACTTAACAGCCGTGATGCTGGTGATTGTCACCACGGTAGCGTTATTAGTCATGGTCTACACCGATGGCTATATGGCTCATGACCCAGGATATGTCAGGTTTTACGCCTATCTCAGCTTATTTGGTTCCTCAATGTTGGGTTTAGTCATTAGCCCCAACTTGGTACAGATTTACATCTTCTGGGAACTGGTGGGGATGTGTTCCTACTTGCTGGTCGGCTTTTGGTACGATCGCAAAGCCGCAGCCGATGCTTGTCAAAAGGCATTTGTCACTAACCGGGTGGGTGACTTTGGTCTGCTACTGGGCATTCTGGGACTGTTCTGGGCGACAGGAAGCTTTGATTTTGGTGTGATGGGCGATCGCCTAGCACAACTGGTAGAAACAGGTTCTATCAGCAATTTCCTCGCCATTCTGTTGGCGATTTTGGTGTTCTTAGGGCCAGTGGCGAAATCTGCCCAATTTCCTCTCCACGTCTGGCTACCAGATGCAATGGAAGGTCCTACACCAATTTCAGCCCTGATTCACGCCGCCACAATGGTAGCAGCCGGTGTCTTCCTGATTGCCCGGATGTACCCCGTATTTGAACACATCCCAGTCGCCATGAACGTCATTGCCTTTACCGGGGCATTTACGGCGTTTTTAGGTGCAAGCATTGCCATGACCCAAAATGACATCAAAAAGGGTCTAGCTTACTCCACCATCTCCCAATTAGGCTACATGGTGATGGCGATGGGATTAGGCTCATACAGTGCGGGATTATTCCACCTGATGACTCACGCCTACTTTAAAGCGATGTTGTTCTTGGGTTCTGGTTCCGTGATTCACGGTATGGAAGGCGTTGTCGGTCATGATGCCGTTTTAGCGCAGGATATGCGCTTAATGGGAGGAATGCGAAAGTATATGCCAGTCACCGGCATTACCTTTTTAATTGGTTGCTTGGCGATTTCTGGTGTGCCTCCTTTTGCCGGTTTTTGGTCAAAAGATGAAATTCTTGGTAAGGCTTTTGAAGCCAGCCCACTTCTCTGGTTGATTGGCTGGTTAACTGCCGGGATTACAGCTTTCTATATGTTTAGAATGTACTTCATGACATTTGAAGGCAAATTCCGGGGGACTGACGAGAAAATCAAGGCTAAACTCAAAAAAGCCGCCGCTCCAATGATTGTGGAATTAGATTCAGCCGCACTAGCACCTAATTTTGGTCCTGGGGCGATGAAAAAAGGAGAATTGGCAGCAAATGCTCATGACTCCCACGGACACCACAGCGATACTCCCCATGAATCGCCGTGGACGATGACTTTGCCTTTGGCGTTGTTAGCTATACCTTCAATGTTGATTGGTTTGGTGGGGACACCTTATGCCAATTACTTCGAGGAGTTTATTTTTCCCCCTAGCGAAACCCTCGCCGAAGTTATGGAAAAAGCTGCTGAGTTCAACCCGACGGAATTTTACGTCATGGCGGGGGCTTCAGTGGGTATTTCCTTGATTGGCATTACCTTGGCTTCGCTGATGTACTTGCGGGGCAAAATTGACCCAGCTGCGATCGCATCTCAAATCAAACCACTTTACGATCTATCCCTCAACAAGTGGTACTTTGATGACATTTACCATCGTGTCTTTGTTCTGGGCTTACGTCGTCTAGCTCGACAAGTGATGGAAGTTGACTTCCGTGTTGTAGATGGTGCTGTTAACCTCACAGGCTTTTTCACCCTCGTCAGTGGTGAAGGTCTGAAGTACCTAGAAAACGGTCGCGCTCAATTCTATGCCTTAATTATCTTTGGGGCTGTTTTGGGTTTAGTGATTGTCTTCGGTGTAACCTAG
- a CDS encoding NAD(P)H-quinone oxidoreductase subunit 4 yields MNTANFPWLTIIILLPVAASLLIPIIPDKEGKTVRWYSLIVGLIDFALIVYAFSNAYDFSNPDLQMVESYPWVTQLDLNWSVGADGLSMPLIILTGFISTLAILAAWPVTFKPKLFYFLILAMYGGQIAVFAVQDMLLFFLVWELELVPIYFLLSIWGGKKRQYAATKFILYTAGGSLFILLSALTMGFYGDTVTFDMRALALKDFALNFQLALYAGFLIAYAVKLPIIPLHTWLPDAHGEATAPVHMLLAGILLKMGGYALIRMNAQMLPDAHAYFAPVLVVLGVVNIIYAALTSFAQRNLKRKIAYSSISHMGFVLIGIASFTDLGLSGAVLQMVSHGLIGASLFFLVGATYDRTHTLMLDEMGGVGKRMKKIFAMFTTCSMASLALPGMSGFVAELMIFVGFATSDAYSSTFKVIVVFLMAVGVILTPIYLLSMLREIFYGEENEELVSHQALIDAEPREVFIVACLLVPIISIGFYPKLLTQMYDATTVQLTARLRDSVPTLAQQKEVPQISLSAPEITR; encoded by the coding sequence ATGAATACAGCTAATTTCCCGTGGCTGACAATAATTATTTTGTTACCTGTCGCCGCGTCTCTACTGATTCCCATCATCCCAGATAAAGAAGGCAAAACAGTGCGCTGGTATTCCCTGATTGTGGGGTTAATAGATTTTGCACTAATTGTTTACGCTTTTTCTAATGCTTACGACTTCTCCAATCCAGATTTACAGATGGTGGAGAGTTACCCCTGGGTGACTCAACTGGATTTAAATTGGTCAGTAGGGGCTGATGGCTTGTCCATGCCTCTGATTATTCTGACTGGGTTTATTTCCACGCTGGCGATTTTAGCAGCTTGGCCTGTAACGTTCAAGCCAAAACTATTTTATTTCTTGATTTTGGCGATGTATGGCGGTCAAATTGCCGTTTTCGCTGTTCAAGATATGCTGTTATTTTTCTTGGTGTGGGAACTGGAACTGGTACCAATTTACTTTCTGCTGTCGATTTGGGGAGGCAAAAAGCGACAATATGCAGCGACTAAGTTTATTTTATACACCGCAGGTGGGTCGCTGTTTATTTTGCTGTCTGCCCTAACTATGGGATTTTATGGCGATACGGTAACGTTCGATATGCGCGCGTTGGCTTTGAAGGATTTCGCCCTCAATTTCCAGTTAGCCTTATACGCTGGGTTCCTGATTGCTTATGCAGTCAAGTTGCCGATTATTCCCTTGCATACGTGGCTACCAGATGCCCACGGTGAAGCTACAGCCCCCGTGCATATGTTGCTAGCCGGGATTTTGCTGAAAATGGGCGGTTACGCTTTAATTCGCATGAATGCCCAAATGCTGCCCGATGCCCATGCTTATTTTGCCCCTGTGTTAGTAGTTTTGGGGGTTGTGAATATCATCTACGCCGCCCTGACATCCTTCGCCCAGAGGAACCTGAAGCGAAAAATTGCCTACTCCTCAATTTCTCACATGGGGTTTGTCCTAATTGGGATTGCTTCCTTCACCGATTTAGGATTGAGTGGCGCAGTTTTACAAATGGTTTCCCACGGTTTGATTGGGGCGAGTTTATTCTTCCTTGTGGGGGCGACTTATGACCGGACACACACCCTGATGTTAGATGAAATGGGTGGTGTCGGTAAGCGGATGAAAAAGATTTTCGCTATGTTCACTACCTGTTCAATGGCTTCTTTAGCATTGCCAGGAATGAGCGGTTTTGTAGCAGAATTAATGATCTTTGTCGGCTTTGCCACCAGCGATGCTTATAGCTCCACTTTTAAAGTTATCGTGGTGTTCTTGATGGCTGTGGGAGTAATTTTAACTCCCATTTATTTGCTGTCGATGTTACGCGAAATTTTCTATGGTGAAGAAAACGAAGAGTTAGTTTCTCACCAAGCTTTGATTGATGCTGAACCTCGCGAAGTGTTTATCGTTGCTTGTTTGTTAGTGCCAATTATTAGTATTGGGTTTTATCCCAAGTTACTAACTCAGATGTATGACGCGACAACTGTACAGTTAACAGCAAGGTTGCGTGATTCTGTGCCGACTTTAGCACAGCAGAAAGAAGTGCCTCAGATTTCTTTGAGTGCGCCGGAAATTACTCGTTAA
- a CDS encoding phosphate-starvation-inducible PsiE family protein: MYKRSKSRFLFCDRWLDRHTIVRNMEAFQDLIVIVLCFGLFAVMLIQLWGIFIAITQSVDYKLVTAKFLFVLIMVELFRLLIIYLQEHSISVGVAVEVTIVSLLREVVVHGALEISWVQTAAICGLLFVLGGLLLVCAKTPHMDCMSANTKFCPITHQASIEKQDEHGF; the protein is encoded by the coding sequence ATGTACAAGCGCTCCAAGAGTCGATTTTTGTTTTGCGATCGCTGGCTGGATAGACACACAATAGTTCGCAACATGGAAGCTTTCCAAGACTTAATTGTGATTGTCTTGTGTTTTGGTTTGTTTGCCGTCATGCTGATACAATTGTGGGGCATATTTATTGCCATCACCCAGTCAGTAGACTATAAACTTGTGACAGCAAAATTCCTATTTGTGCTGATTATGGTCGAATTATTTCGGCTACTAATCATCTATTTGCAAGAACATAGTATTTCTGTAGGGGTAGCAGTTGAAGTCACAATTGTATCACTACTGCGCGAAGTAGTAGTTCACGGAGCATTGGAGATTTCTTGGGTTCAGACAGCAGCAATTTGTGGTTTGCTGTTTGTTCTCGGTGGTTTACTACTTGTATGTGCCAAAACACCACACATGGATTGCATGAGTGCTAACACCAAGTTCTGCCCTATTACCCATCAAGCAAGTATAGAAAAGCAAGATGAGCATGGATTCTAG
- a CDS encoding tetratricopeptide repeat protein, with the protein MGLSFDKYRMIQIVSLLILGESMLFASPSYPNLLLSQYSLPIATTFLNQGLQAIQAGRLPEAIAAFQQATQLDPNLAVAHYNLGLALRQTGQLKPAADAFYQATQADPKFAPAFANLGGALLEGSNLQQAVDYLERALQIDPKLGFAHYNLGLIRQQQQDWDRAIASFKKALEYSRNAPEAPYHLGISYLQQGKINQARDAFRQAIKINPKYPEAHYNLGTIWLNEGKLKEALEAFRKSAEANANYPNAYYGAGLVFMQQQQYVQATEVLQYAKDLYNAQGNPQWAKNAEQLLQQVQNLNYQPR; encoded by the coding sequence ATGGGATTATCATTTGATAAATATCGTATGATCCAGATAGTGAGTTTACTAATACTTGGTGAAAGTATGCTTTTTGCGTCACCTAGTTACCCAAATCTCTTACTATCACAATATAGTTTGCCCATAGCCACAACTTTTTTAAATCAAGGTTTACAAGCAATTCAGGCGGGAAGGCTTCCAGAGGCGATCGCAGCTTTTCAGCAAGCAACTCAGCTAGACCCAAATTTGGCAGTCGCCCATTATAATTTAGGGTTAGCATTGCGGCAAACAGGACAATTAAAGCCGGCTGCTGATGCCTTTTATCAAGCAACACAAGCTGATCCGAAATTCGCCCCAGCCTTTGCTAATTTAGGTGGAGCGTTGTTAGAAGGAAGTAATTTACAGCAAGCGGTTGATTACTTAGAACGAGCCTTACAAATCGACCCAAAGCTAGGTTTTGCCCACTACAACTTGGGATTAATCAGACAGCAGCAACAAGATTGGGATAGAGCGATCGCATCTTTCAAAAAAGCGCTAGAGTATAGTAGAAATGCACCAGAAGCTCCCTATCATTTAGGAATATCTTATCTCCAACAAGGTAAAATAAATCAAGCCAGAGATGCCTTTCGCCAAGCCATAAAGATTAATCCCAAATATCCCGAAGCTCATTACAATCTCGGCACAATTTGGTTGAATGAAGGAAAACTAAAAGAAGCATTAGAGGCTTTTAGAAAATCAGCCGAAGCTAATGCTAATTATCCCAATGCTTATTATGGTGCTGGGTTAGTTTTTATGCAGCAGCAGCAGTATGTACAAGCAACCGAAGTTTTGCAATATGCAAAAGATTTATACAATGCTCAAGGTAATCCCCAATGGGCTAAAAATGCCGAGCAATTGTTGCAACAAGTACAAAATTTAAATTACCAACCTCGCTGA
- a CDS encoding zinc ribbon domain-containing protein: MLNKIRRFWSQFFSKSRKINNEPLNKVSLVVIIVIDIFILLNVFTGLDDISRWYMSPSQAYPCYSHWQNYRSQTTTGKDYEILRVSLFDFNNQLSQEQIYQDTEERHLGKVSPNCLQYGKSQDQINIPQNQQIIQNIQQKQTQVSQFEDSNRNIRSQYDSSLLEKIAGQSREQSINLVGAEKAKQQLDQNNQKISTLKQEISNLKKQLLGKPESISFLNLLQDETKFKQVEVNYQQASFWYSSIQMAFQSLFLVPLILVALSVHKYAQRREYGLISLISWHLLVIFFLPLILKIFEFLQVGVLFTFIFDILSSIFGGLLFLISYVYILLIPLAGFVIIQLFQKIVLNTKAQAVRRVQDSRCINCAKKIRQHDTYCPHCGYYQYIECPNCHHLTYKYLSHCHHCGSCQDSSHNHV; encoded by the coding sequence ATGCTCAATAAAATCCGCCGTTTTTGGAGTCAATTTTTTAGCAAGTCTAGAAAAATTAATAATGAACCACTGAATAAAGTCAGTTTAGTTGTCATTATTGTGATTGATATTTTTATATTGCTCAATGTTTTTACGGGATTGGATGATATTAGCCGATGGTACATGAGTCCATCACAGGCTTATCCCTGTTATTCTCATTGGCAAAATTATAGAAGTCAAACGACTACAGGTAAAGATTATGAAATTCTCAGAGTTTCATTGTTTGATTTCAATAATCAACTGAGTCAAGAGCAAATTTACCAAGACACCGAAGAAAGACATTTGGGTAAGGTTTCACCAAATTGCTTGCAGTATGGGAAATCTCAAGATCAGATTAACATCCCTCAAAACCAGCAAATCATCCAAAATATTCAGCAGAAACAAACTCAGGTTAGTCAGTTTGAAGACAGCAATCGCAATATTCGCAGTCAGTATGACTCTAGCCTTTTAGAAAAAATTGCTGGTCAGTCTCGTGAACAATCAATTAATCTAGTCGGTGCGGAAAAGGCTAAACAACAGTTAGATCAAAATAACCAGAAAATTTCTACGCTGAAGCAGGAAATTTCTAATTTAAAAAAGCAACTGCTGGGAAAACCAGAAAGTATTAGTTTTTTAAACTTACTTCAAGATGAAACTAAGTTTAAGCAAGTTGAAGTAAATTATCAGCAAGCTTCTTTTTGGTATTCCAGTATCCAAATGGCTTTTCAGTCGCTATTTCTGGTTCCACTGATTCTTGTGGCTTTGTCAGTTCACAAATATGCTCAACGCAGAGAATATGGACTGATTTCTCTGATTAGTTGGCATTTGTTGGTGATCTTTTTTCTGCCGCTAATTCTGAAAATCTTTGAATTTTTGCAAGTCGGCGTATTATTTACATTTATCTTTGATATCTTGAGCAGCATTTTCGGTGGTTTGCTGTTTCTGATTAGTTATGTTTATATCTTGCTGATCCCACTAGCTGGGTTTGTAATTATCCAGCTTTTTCAAAAAATTGTTTTGAATACTAAAGCGCAAGCAGTGAGGAGAGTTCAAGACTCACGCTGTATTAACTGTGCTAAAAAAATTCGGCAACATGATACATACTGCCCTCATTGCGGGTATTATCAATACATTGAATGCCCAAACTGCCATCATCTTACTTACAAGTATCTTTCTCACTGTCATCATTGTGGTAGTTGCCAAGATTCTAGTCACAATCACGTATAA
- a CDS encoding response regulator gives MKSQVNSKPKILVVDDEPDNLDLLYRTFCRDYQVLRAISGPAALDLLAQEGDVSVIISDQRMPIMSGTEFLSLTATQYPDIIRIILTGYTDVEDLVEAINAGKVFKYVTKPWESEELKAVVRQALDTHNVLKARTRELTRTLRQESLLNGVTNTIRSALDYRQILQAIVDTVGHMLEVDVCLLRPFQDGQLIDEGFIYQKVASSSPASILAETVWETREVQVIYDVSDDERIQGETPELCKRAVAFATANVYSSLIVPLICQQELMAVLALHQCNQSRVWDKDEVRLVLMVVDQAALALSQAYAYEQVRALAKREALINTITTAIRSSLDPEDIFAAITQQLGQALQVNGSMLSLWAEEEEFVYCVGLYDSSHHWENSPPTPNRVLASHLLVKPESPQAPIQKTPILQEILRTQEPVVINDISHCALEIKSVDLPLKMPARSLMVVPLLADGKCIGSITLQESKKTRKWLPSDIQLAKAVAAQAAIAVQQSRLYQKTREQAERLLQLDKQKTEFFQNISHEFRTPITLIQGPLESAVAVGEGLTHKQSAIALRNSRRLLRLVNQLLDLQRLDAGRMQPSFRPCDLVEFVNQIVESFRPYGEKKGLHLETQMSECPQVYLDIEKFDKVVYNLLSNAMKFTPEGGTINVTLQSEENHCKLQIQDTGIGIVAAEIPQLFERFRQAEGSENRSYEGSGLGLALVKELVEMHGGKVTVDSTYGEGTTFTLWLVTGNSHLPTEQVVETPLELNTNRAKVELADLELLETTTENIENITQNLLSDADTQQLKLSSTEGINGVSTQHYILVVDDNPDLRTYVSDILRRNGYQVQTARNGYEGFSKTQETSPSLIVTDLMMPMVTGLEMIQMIRNEENLKGTPIILLTAKVDEETRIASTEHGADAYLAKPFNDRELLAEVRNLLALKANERRVVELNTYLTESVLKRFLPAVLVKKAAAGTLTLDLRPEPRLITVLFSDIVGFTQLSNTLRSRRVAELLNEYLEAMTKVVFNNGGTVDKFMGDAILALYGAPEELTPNEQVRRAISTARAMQSSLAQLNQRWQDQGIFENHGYSGVQFRCGIHQGTAVVGMFGSAERADYTAIGPSVNIAARLQAAAVPGTILVSAAVADYLQDEEITKGSPLKLKGIDETVLTFAVKPEIMANR, from the coding sequence ATGAAATCTCAAGTAAACAGTAAGCCGAAAATTTTAGTTGTTGACGACGAACCCGACAACCTTGACTTGCTTTACCGCACCTTTTGTCGCGATTATCAGGTGCTTAGAGCAATATCTGGCCCGGCGGCACTGGATCTGCTAGCGCAAGAAGGAGATGTCTCAGTGATCATCTCAGATCAGCGAATGCCGATCATGAGTGGTACGGAATTCTTAAGCCTGACAGCAACTCAATATCCAGATATTATTCGCATTATTCTAACTGGTTACACGGATGTCGAAGACTTAGTAGAAGCCATTAACGCTGGTAAGGTGTTCAAATATGTTACCAAACCCTGGGAATCAGAGGAACTCAAAGCCGTAGTTCGGCAAGCCTTAGATACCCATAATGTCCTCAAAGCCCGCACCCGCGAACTGACACGCACCCTGCGTCAGGAATCACTGCTGAACGGAGTTACAAATACCATCCGCAGCGCCCTAGACTATAGGCAAATTTTACAAGCAATTGTCGATACAGTTGGTCATATGTTGGAGGTGGATGTTTGCCTGTTACGTCCCTTTCAAGATGGACAGTTGATAGATGAAGGATTCATTTATCAGAAAGTTGCTTCCTCATCCCCCGCCTCTATCTTGGCGGAAACTGTTTGGGAAACTCGCGAAGTTCAGGTAATTTACGATGTATCAGATGATGAGCGCATTCAGGGGGAAACACCTGAACTGTGTAAAAGAGCCGTAGCTTTTGCTACAGCAAACGTATATTCTAGTTTGATTGTACCCCTGATTTGTCAGCAGGAATTGATGGCAGTGCTGGCACTACACCAGTGTAATCAATCCCGCGTCTGGGACAAGGATGAGGTACGGCTGGTATTAATGGTAGTGGATCAGGCAGCTTTAGCTTTGTCTCAAGCCTATGCCTACGAGCAGGTACGCGCCCTAGCCAAGAGAGAAGCCTTAATTAATACAATTACTACGGCGATTCGCTCTAGTTTAGATCCTGAAGATATCTTTGCGGCTATTACTCAACAATTGGGACAAGCTTTACAAGTCAATGGCTCTATGTTGTCTTTATGGGCTGAGGAAGAAGAGTTTGTCTATTGTGTGGGCTTGTATGACAGTAGTCACCATTGGGAAAATTCCCCACCTACCCCTAACAGAGTTTTAGCTAGTCATCTTCTTGTCAAGCCGGAATCACCACAAGCACCTATTCAAAAAACTCCGATCCTGCAAGAAATTTTGCGGACACAGGAGCCAGTGGTAATTAACGATATCAGCCATTGTGCTTTAGAAATCAAGAGTGTCGATTTGCCTTTGAAAATGCCGGCGCGATCGCTCATGGTAGTTCCCCTCCTAGCTGATGGTAAATGTATCGGTAGTATTACCCTACAAGAAAGTAAGAAAACACGTAAGTGGTTACCATCGGATATCCAACTAGCTAAAGCAGTAGCAGCCCAAGCAGCGATCGCAGTGCAGCAATCACGCTTATACCAAAAAACACGTGAGCAAGCCGAGCGCTTATTACAACTAGACAAACAAAAAACCGAATTTTTCCAAAATATTTCCCATGAGTTCCGCACTCCCATCACCTTAATTCAAGGGCCTTTAGAGTCGGCGGTAGCTGTTGGAGAAGGATTAACTCATAAACAAAGTGCGATCGCCCTGCGTAACTCCCGCCGCCTATTAAGACTCGTAAACCAACTACTAGATCTGCAACGCCTAGATGCTGGCAGAATGCAGCCAAGTTTCCGCCCCTGTGATTTAGTCGAATTTGTCAACCAAATTGTTGAATCATTCCGTCCCTACGGTGAAAAAAAAGGACTACATCTAGAGACTCAAATGAGTGAATGTCCTCAAGTCTACTTGGACATAGAGAAATTCGACAAAGTGGTTTACAATCTCCTGTCAAATGCCATGAAGTTCACACCTGAAGGTGGCACAATCAACGTCACATTGCAATCAGAAGAGAACCATTGCAAATTGCAAATACAAGACACAGGAATTGGCATTGTTGCCGCAGAAATTCCCCAACTATTTGAGCGCTTTCGCCAAGCCGAAGGCTCAGAAAATCGCTCCTATGAAGGCAGTGGTTTGGGTTTAGCTTTAGTCAAAGAATTAGTAGAAATGCACGGAGGTAAAGTCACTGTAGACTCAACTTATGGAGAAGGTACAACCTTTACTCTCTGGCTAGTTACTGGTAATTCTCACTTACCCACAGAGCAAGTAGTAGAAACTCCTCTGGAATTAAATACGAATCGTGCCAAAGTAGAATTAGCTGATTTAGAACTCCTAGAAACAACCACAGAAAATATTGAAAATATTACACAAAACCTATTATCCGATGCTGACACACAGCAATTAAAACTTTCTTCCACAGAGGGTATAAATGGAGTTTCGACTCAGCACTATATTTTGGTTGTAGACGACAATCCCGATTTGCGAACCTATGTATCTGATATACTGCGCCGCAACGGTTATCAAGTTCAAACAGCTCGCAACGGTTATGAAGGCTTCAGTAAAACTCAAGAAACTTCACCCAGCTTGATAGTTACTGACTTAATGATGCCTATGGTAACAGGATTAGAAATGATTCAGATGATCCGCAATGAGGAGAATTTAAAAGGCACACCCATCATTTTACTCACAGCCAAAGTGGATGAAGAAACCCGCATCGCCAGTACAGAACATGGCGCAGATGCTTATTTAGCAAAACCATTTAATGATCGGGAACTGCTCGCAGAAGTCAGAAATCTTCTCGCATTGAAAGCCAATGAACGGCGAGTTGTAGAACTCAATACTTACCTTACAGAATCCGTGCTGAAACGGTTTTTGCCAGCTGTGTTGGTCAAAAAAGCCGCAGCCGGCACTTTAACCCTCGATTTGCGCCCAGAACCGCGCTTGATCACAGTTTTATTTAGTGACATCGTGGGTTTTACCCAGCTATCAAATACCCTCAGATCCCGACGAGTAGCAGAGTTGCTCAATGAATATTTAGAAGCCATGACCAAAGTTGTGTTTAATAATGGCGGCACCGTCGATAAATTTATGGGAGATGCTATTTTAGCTTTATACGGAGCGCCGGAAGAACTCACCCCAAACGAACAAGTCCGTCGTGCTATCAGTACAGCCAGAGCCATGCAATCCTCACTAGCTCAGTTAAACCAGCGCTGGCAAGACCAAGGTATATTTGAAAATCACGGATATTCAGGCGTACAGTTTCGCTGTGGTATCCACCAAGGAACGGCAGTTGTGGGGATGTTTGGTAGCGCTGAACGTGCCGACTATACAGCTATTGGTCCGAGTGTGAATATTGCCGCCAGGTTACAGGCTGCGGCTGTTCCCGGTACTATTCTGGTTTCTGCGGCTGTGGCTGATTATTTACAAGACGAAGAAATTACTAAAGGTAGTCCGTTAAAACTTAAAGGAATCGATGAAACAGTGCTAACTTTTGCTGTTAAACCAGAAATCATGGCCAATCGTTAA
- the radC gene encoding RadC family protein encodes MTYCLRIADIPTDERPRERLMTHGPKILATAELIAILLGTGQGPGKLSAVGLGQYLLQELSKHQRDPLAVLREVTPAELMQIPGIGPAKATTILAAIELGKRTFQFRPSDSTPIDNPIVAAAALSQDLMWQTQERFAVLLLDVKNRLLGTQVITIGTATETLASPRDIFREIIRQGATRAIIAHNHPSGNVEPSPEDIELTRQLLSGAQLLGIPLLDHLILGNGNHESLRETTKLWDECPQAD; translated from the coding sequence ATGACCTATTGTCTCAGAATTGCCGATATCCCCACAGATGAGCGTCCGCGTGAGCGTTTAATGACTCATGGCCCCAAAATTTTAGCCACGGCGGAGTTAATTGCCATACTTTTAGGAACTGGTCAAGGACCAGGCAAACTTTCAGCCGTGGGCTTAGGGCAGTATTTGCTACAGGAACTGAGTAAACATCAACGTGATCCCTTAGCTGTGCTGCGAGAAGTCACCCCGGCAGAATTAATGCAAATTCCTGGTATTGGCCCAGCAAAAGCCACAACTATCCTAGCTGCAATTGAACTGGGGAAACGTACCTTTCAATTTCGTCCCTCAGACAGTACACCCATTGATAACCCCATTGTAGCTGCGGCTGCACTTAGTCAAGACCTAATGTGGCAAACACAAGAACGTTTTGCAGTGTTGCTCTTAGATGTCAAAAATCGGTTATTGGGAACCCAAGTAATTACCATTGGTACAGCCACAGAAACCTTAGCATCTCCCCGTGACATCTTTCGAGAAATCATTCGTCAAGGTGCAACACGGGCAATTATTGCTCATAATCACCCTTCAGGTAACGTAGAACCTAGCCCAGAAGATATAGAATTAACCCGTCAATTGTTATCCGGGGCGCAGCTTTTGGGCATCCCCTTATTAGATCACTTAATTTTGGGTAATGGTAATCACGAAAGTTTACGTGAAACTACCAAGTTATGGGATGAATGTCCCCAGGCTGATTAA